A single Arachnia propionica DNA region contains:
- the rho gene encoding transcription termination factor Rho, giving the protein MAAGMGIKGTSAMRKGDLIAAISGGVNVPARPEHPTRTSRPRKTADAEPQLPVEVPERPAPEPSEAEKADPGSPAQQSQPRAENEGLSRNRRRRERNKERDRAAQEATNEEVGERLAAALGQTSAPNTAPVLAPASAGAGRFEEDNEGGRRGRRRRNRDRQNRRNRGSGGMDRFENEPTVSEDDVLAAVSGIVDILDNYAFVRTTGYLPGPNDAYLPLAMVRRFGLRRGDVIVGAIRTPREGERKEKYNPLVRIDSVNGDDPEKAKQRPEFAKLTPLYPQEKLRLETVNTQLTGRVIDLVAPIGKGQRGLIVSPPKAGKTMVMQAIANAIAANNPEVHLMVVLVDERPEEVTDFQRTVSGEVIASTFDRPAEDHTVVAELAIERAKRLVELGHDVVVLLDGITRLGRAYNLAAPASGRILSGGVDSAALYPPKKFFGAARNIENGGSLTILATALIETGSRMDEVIFEEFKGTGNMELRLARQLADKRIFPAIDVDASGTRREDLLLGRDELNIIWKLRRALSGLDDQAALETLLARMRKTQNNHEFLLSVLKTTPAQDG; this is encoded by the coding sequence ATGGCAGCCGGGATGGGCATCAAGGGCACCTCCGCGATGCGCAAGGGCGATCTGATCGCCGCCATCTCCGGCGGGGTCAACGTCCCGGCCAGGCCCGAGCACCCGACCCGTACCTCGCGCCCCAGGAAGACGGCCGACGCCGAGCCGCAACTTCCGGTGGAAGTGCCGGAGCGCCCAGCACCCGAGCCCTCCGAGGCGGAAAAGGCGGATCCCGGGTCTCCCGCCCAGCAATCCCAGCCGCGGGCGGAGAACGAAGGCCTAAGCCGCAACCGGCGTCGCCGTGAACGCAACAAGGAACGCGATCGCGCGGCCCAAGAGGCGACGAACGAGGAGGTCGGGGAACGGCTTGCCGCGGCACTCGGCCAGACCAGCGCCCCCAACACCGCCCCGGTCCTCGCTCCCGCCAGTGCAGGGGCGGGCCGTTTCGAGGAGGACAACGAGGGTGGCCGCCGTGGACGGCGTCGCCGCAACCGCGACCGCCAGAACCGCCGTAACCGCGGCTCCGGTGGTATGGATCGTTTCGAGAACGAACCCACGGTCTCCGAGGACGACGTGCTCGCCGCTGTTTCCGGGATAGTCGATATCCTCGACAACTACGCCTTCGTGCGCACCACCGGGTACCTTCCCGGCCCCAACGATGCCTACCTGCCGCTGGCCATGGTGCGCCGTTTCGGGTTGCGGCGGGGCGACGTGATCGTCGGCGCCATTCGCACCCCCCGGGAGGGTGAGCGCAAGGAGAAGTACAACCCGCTGGTGCGGATCGACTCCGTCAACGGAGACGATCCGGAGAAGGCCAAGCAGCGTCCCGAGTTCGCGAAACTGACCCCCCTCTACCCCCAGGAGAAGCTTCGCCTCGAGACGGTCAACACGCAGCTGACCGGCCGCGTCATCGACCTGGTGGCCCCGATCGGCAAGGGACAGCGAGGCCTGATCGTCTCCCCGCCCAAGGCCGGCAAGACGATGGTGATGCAGGCCATCGCGAACGCGATAGCCGCGAACAACCCCGAGGTCCACCTCATGGTGGTTCTCGTCGACGAGCGTCCCGAAGAGGTCACCGATTTCCAGCGCACCGTATCCGGTGAGGTGATCGCATCCACCTTCGACCGTCCCGCCGAGGATCACACCGTGGTCGCGGAACTGGCCATCGAACGCGCGAAACGCCTCGTCGAACTCGGCCATGACGTGGTGGTCCTGCTCGACGGCATCACCCGCCTGGGCAGGGCGTACAACCTGGCCGCCCCGGCCTCCGGGCGTATCCTCTCCGGTGGCGTCGACTCCGCGGCCCTCTACCCGCCCAAGAAGTTCTTCGGGGCGGCCCGCAACATCGAGAACGGCGGCTCCCTGACCATCCTGGCCACCGCCCTCATCGAGACCGGATCCCGGATGGACGAGGTCATCTTCGAGGAGTTCAAGGGCACGGGCAACATGGAGCTCAGGCTCGCCAGGCAGCTTGCCGACAAGCGGATCTTCCCCGCGATCGACGTGGACGCCTCCGGAACCCGCCGCGAGGACCTGCTGCTCGGCCGCGACGAGTTGAACATCATCTGGAAGCTGCGGCGCGCGCTCTCCGGTCTCGACGACCAGGCCGCCCTGGAGACCCTGCTGGCCAGGATGCGCAAGACGCAGAACAATCACGAGTTCCTGCTCAGCGTCCTGAAGACCACCCCGGCCCAGGACGGCTGA
- the rpmE gene encoding 50S ribosomal protein L31: MKQGIHPDYVETKVHCTCGNTFTTRSTSKKGALNADVCSECHPFYTGKQKILDTGGRVARFERMYAKNKKK; encoded by the coding sequence ATGAAGCAGGGTATCCACCCCGATTACGTCGAGACGAAGGTTCACTGCACCTGCGGAAACACCTTCACCACCCGCAGCACCTCGAAGAAGGGGGCCCTGAACGCCGACGTGTGTTCCGAGTGTCACCCCTTCTACACCGGCAAGCAGAAGATCCTCGACACCGGTGGCCGCGTCGCCCGTTTCGAGCGCATGTACGCCAAGAACAAGAAGAAGTGA
- the prfA gene encoding peptide chain release factor 1, whose amino-acid sequence MFENADPLIAEYDQLEVQLADPATHADPVLMRRVGRRYAALRPVVEALALYRGLAADREAALELAEQDPAFAEEAGALGAQLEETAARLTRLLAPRDPNDDADAILEIKSGEGGEESALFAADLLRMYQRYAEQVGWHLEVLDSQATDLGGFKSVTVAVKGTGVDGVGPYGRLKFEGGVHRVQRVPVTETQGRIHTSAAGVLVSPDIEPEELEISESDLRIDVFRASGPGGQGVNTTDSAVRITHLPTGVVVSCQNERSQLQNREQAMRLLRSRLAAIREAKAAEAASAARRSQVRTVDRSERIRTYNFPENRFADHRIGFKAHNLDLVLAGALAPVLDALAEADLAERLSGPGR is encoded by the coding sequence TTGTTTGAGAACGCGGATCCCCTGATCGCCGAATACGATCAGCTCGAGGTTCAACTGGCAGACCCCGCGACGCACGCCGACCCGGTGCTGATGCGCCGGGTCGGTCGTCGTTATGCGGCGCTGCGTCCCGTGGTCGAGGCCCTGGCCCTGTACCGCGGGTTGGCGGCCGACCGGGAGGCGGCACTCGAACTCGCGGAGCAGGATCCCGCGTTCGCGGAGGAGGCCGGGGCGCTCGGGGCGCAGCTGGAGGAGACCGCGGCGCGGCTCACCCGGCTGTTGGCCCCGAGGGATCCGAACGACGACGCCGACGCGATTCTCGAGATCAAGTCGGGGGAGGGCGGTGAGGAGTCCGCGCTGTTCGCGGCCGATCTGTTGCGCATGTACCAGCGGTACGCGGAACAGGTCGGCTGGCACCTCGAGGTGCTGGACTCCCAGGCCACTGATCTCGGCGGATTCAAGTCGGTGACGGTGGCCGTCAAGGGAACCGGCGTCGATGGGGTAGGACCTTACGGTCGGCTCAAGTTCGAGGGTGGGGTGCACCGGGTGCAACGCGTTCCCGTCACCGAGACCCAGGGTCGCATTCACACCTCCGCAGCCGGTGTGCTGGTCTCCCCGGACATCGAGCCAGAGGAATTGGAGATCAGCGAATCCGACCTCAGAATCGACGTGTTCCGCGCATCCGGGCCCGGCGGCCAGGGGGTGAACACCACCGACTCGGCGGTCAGGATCACCCATCTCCCGACGGGGGTGGTGGTGAGCTGCCAGAACGAACGTTCCCAGCTGCAGAATCGCGAACAGGCGATGCGCCTGCTGCGTTCCAGGCTGGCCGCCATCCGGGAGGCGAAGGCCGCGGAGGCGGCGTCCGCCGCCCGCAGGTCGCAGGTGCGCACGGTGGACCGTTCCGAGCGGATCCGCACCTACAACTTCCCGGAGAACCGTTTCGCCGACCACCGGATCGGTTTCAAGGCCCACAACCTGGACCTGGTCCTGGCGGGGGCCCTGGCGCCCGTGCTCGACGCGCTTGCCGAGGCCGACCTGGCCGAACGGCTTTCCGGACCAGGCCGATGA
- the prmC gene encoding peptide chain release factor N(5)-glutamine methyltransferase: protein MRAWDLVLEVSEQLAEAGVTTPAADARWLVCHALECDSAALILRDASPGDRDRVAGFVARRKTGEPVQHITGRAPFRYETLDVGPGVFIPRPETELLVDEVLAHLAGLPAGRHRVVELCAGSGAITRSLARERGGLELHAVERSSDAWPWLLRNLEGLGVDCRREDMSEAFHDLDARVDVVVANPPYVPTGLRGRLPAEVTHDPAEALFGGEDGLEAIRVVHSVARRLLAPGGLVAMEHDQSHAEQVRGIFSDGFSEIRTVRDLAGYPRHLVARRGRIGG, encoded by the coding sequence ATGAGGGCTTGGGACCTGGTGTTGGAGGTCTCGGAGCAGCTGGCGGAGGCTGGCGTCACCACTCCGGCGGCCGATGCCCGTTGGCTCGTCTGCCACGCCCTGGAATGCGACTCGGCGGCGCTGATCCTCCGGGACGCCTCACCCGGGGACCGCGACCGGGTGGCTGGTTTTGTGGCGCGGCGGAAAACCGGGGAACCGGTCCAGCACATCACGGGCCGGGCTCCGTTCCGCTACGAAACCCTCGATGTGGGACCCGGGGTGTTCATACCGCGTCCCGAAACGGAACTGCTGGTGGACGAGGTGCTCGCGCACTTGGCGGGCCTGCCCGCGGGGAGACACCGTGTGGTTGAACTGTGCGCCGGGTCGGGGGCCATAACCCGGAGCCTCGCGAGGGAACGTGGTGGCCTGGAGCTGCACGCCGTGGAGCGTTCCTCCGACGCGTGGCCCTGGCTGCTGCGGAACCTTGAGGGCCTCGGGGTGGACTGTCGCAGGGAGGACATGTCCGAGGCCTTCCACGATCTCGATGCCCGGGTGGATGTCGTGGTGGCGAACCCGCCCTATGTTCCCACCGGCCTGCGTGGCCGGCTCCCGGCGGAGGTGACCCACGACCCGGCCGAGGCGCTGTTCGGTGGTGAGGATGGGCTGGAGGCCATCCGGGTAGTCCACTCGGTGGCGCGCAGGCTCCTGGCGCCGGGAGGCCTGGTGGCCATGGAACACGACCAGTCGCACGCCGAGCAGGTCCGGGGAATCTTCTCCGACGGTTTCTCCGAGATCCGGACGGTACGCGACCTGGCAGGGTACCCCCGGCACCTCGTAGCCAGACGTGGCAGGATTGGCGGGTGA
- a CDS encoding L-threonylcarbamoyladenylate synthase, giving the protein MSETGSRTLLLEFEADTALETAREAVAEGQCVVFPTDTVYGIGCAAFDAKAVTGLLEAKKRGRDMPPPVLIAEASMLRALAGQVPEAARKLVARFWPGALTIIVKAQRSLPLDLGETRGTVAVRVPDHDQARALLRRTGPMAVSSANVSGQPAATTAGEARRMLAEAVAVYLDGGRAPGGKASTIIDFTGDEHGRVLRQGAIDLEELREVVPELQAG; this is encoded by the coding sequence GTGAGTGAAACCGGGTCGAGGACGCTGCTCCTCGAGTTTGAAGCCGATACCGCCCTCGAGACCGCCCGGGAAGCGGTCGCGGAGGGGCAGTGTGTCGTCTTCCCAACCGACACCGTTTACGGGATCGGGTGTGCCGCATTCGACGCCAAGGCGGTAACGGGGCTGCTGGAGGCGAAGAAACGGGGAAGGGACATGCCGCCGCCGGTGCTGATAGCGGAGGCGTCGATGCTGCGTGCCCTCGCCGGTCAGGTCCCGGAGGCAGCCAGGAAACTGGTTGCACGGTTCTGGCCGGGGGCGTTGACCATCATCGTCAAGGCGCAGCGATCGCTTCCCCTTGACCTGGGGGAGACCCGGGGAACGGTTGCCGTCCGGGTTCCCGACCACGACCAGGCCCGCGCCCTGCTGCGTCGCACGGGGCCCATGGCCGTGAGTTCGGCGAACGTTTCCGGGCAGCCGGCCGCCACCACCGCCGGGGAGGCCCGCCGCATGCTGGCCGAGGCCGTCGCGGTCTATCTGGATGGCGGGAGGGCACCAGGGGGGAAGGCCTCCACGATCATCGACTTCACCGGCGACGAACACGGGCGGGTTCTCCGCCAGGGGGCGATCGATCTCGAGGAGCTCCGCGAGGTGGTGCCGGAGCTGCAGGCTGGCTGA
- a CDS encoding MraY family glycosyltransferase: MREYLLVLLVATAATYLFAAVCRQLALRWNAVAKVRARDVHTSPKPYFGGLAMFGGLVVCLILAVNMPFLSRFATVGHDALVVLLASGLICAVGLVDDVVELSPVVKFGGQVLAAGAAVLGGVRIYWIPLPNAVLALDDASSILITVIFIAVCANAVNFVDGLDGLAAGLVAVGAGAFFAYSYVLAYEQDLARATTASLLTVATLGICLGFLGHNFQPAHMFMGDAGSMLLGFLMAMSAISFTGQVDPSALSRDHDDVLPALLPVLLPFATMALPLSDLILAWIRRTARGQHPFKADKHHLHHRLVARGHSQRGVVFIMCSWGALIAGGLVCTVLLNHPATWWAIGVFFVLLVLVTVMPVRRGSGAAKHG, from the coding sequence ATGCGCGAATACCTTCTCGTGCTACTGGTCGCCACCGCCGCCACCTACCTGTTCGCGGCGGTGTGCCGTCAACTGGCCCTGCGCTGGAACGCGGTGGCGAAGGTGAGGGCGCGTGACGTACACACCAGCCCCAAACCCTATTTCGGCGGGCTCGCGATGTTCGGCGGACTGGTCGTCTGCCTGATACTCGCCGTGAACATGCCGTTCCTGTCGCGTTTCGCCACGGTCGGGCACGACGCCCTGGTGGTGCTCCTGGCGAGCGGTCTGATCTGCGCTGTCGGGCTGGTCGATGACGTGGTCGAGCTGAGTCCAGTCGTGAAATTCGGTGGCCAGGTGCTGGCCGCGGGGGCGGCCGTGCTGGGAGGGGTTCGCATCTACTGGATCCCCCTGCCGAACGCTGTGCTGGCCCTCGACGACGCCAGCAGCATCCTGATCACGGTCATCTTCATCGCGGTGTGCGCCAATGCCGTCAACTTCGTCGATGGGCTGGACGGGCTGGCCGCCGGGTTGGTGGCGGTCGGGGCGGGGGCGTTCTTCGCCTACTCGTACGTGCTCGCCTACGAACAGGACCTGGCCCGGGCCACGACGGCGAGCCTGCTGACCGTGGCCACCCTCGGCATCTGCCTCGGGTTCCTCGGCCACAACTTCCAGCCGGCGCACATGTTCATGGGGGATGCCGGATCCATGCTGCTGGGATTCCTGATGGCGATGAGCGCCATCTCTTTCACCGGCCAGGTGGATCCGAGCGCCCTCAGCCGGGATCACGACGACGTCCTGCCCGCTCTGCTCCCGGTGCTGCTGCCGTTCGCCACGATGGCCCTGCCCCTGAGCGACCTGATCCTGGCCTGGATCCGTCGCACAGCGCGGGGCCAGCACCCGTTCAAGGCCGACAAGCATCACCTGCACCACAGGCTGGTGGCCCGGGGACATTCGCAGCGCGGGGTCGTGTTCATCATGTGTTCCTGGGGTGCGTTGATAGCGGGTGGCCTGGTCTGCACGGTGCTCCTGAACCACCCCGCGACGTGGTGGGCCATCGGGGTTTTCTTCGTGCTGCTGGTGCTGGTCACCGTCATGCCCGTCAGGCGCGGATCCGGGGCGGCGAAACATGGCTGA
- the atpB gene encoding F0F1 ATP synthase subunit A — MNPWLLPLESGGDGGYTPPSVNDFIFDTPVIPGTPTWMNKPFWQAVIAALLVVLLWWLASRRLKVLPPKRQFLAEYLYEFVRNGIARDILHHDYRRFLPYLLGLFSFLLINNWFGETFVFMLPTFSNVGFAYGLAFLSWCVYVGAGFRKFGIGFLKKALIPEGVPWYLLWLIIPLEFLATFVTRPVTLALRLFANMFAGHLVVLVFVVGGSFLLTFQNNLMYNVSGAVSVMFSFAILFLELFIGALQAYIFTVLTAQYVSTSVSEAH; from the coding sequence GTGAACCCTTGGCTTCTTCCGCTGGAGAGCGGTGGCGATGGCGGTTACACCCCGCCGAGCGTCAACGACTTCATCTTCGACACCCCCGTCATTCCCGGCACCCCCACCTGGATGAACAAGCCCTTCTGGCAGGCCGTCATAGCGGCTCTATTGGTGGTCCTGCTCTGGTGGCTGGCCTCGCGTCGCCTCAAGGTGCTGCCCCCCAAACGGCAGTTCCTCGCCGAGTACCTCTACGAATTCGTCCGAAATGGCATCGCCCGCGACATTCTCCACCACGACTACAGGCGTTTCCTGCCCTACCTGCTCGGCCTGTTCTCCTTCCTGCTGATCAACAACTGGTTCGGCGAGACCTTCGTGTTCATGCTCCCGACTTTCAGCAACGTCGGATTCGCCTACGGTCTGGCTTTCCTGTCCTGGTGTGTCTACGTCGGTGCGGGATTCCGCAAATTCGGCATCGGGTTTCTCAAGAAGGCGCTCATCCCGGAGGGCGTTCCGTGGTATCTCCTGTGGTTGATCATCCCGCTGGAGTTTCTCGCGACGTTCGTCACCCGCCCAGTCACGCTCGCCCTGCGTCTGTTCGCCAACATGTTCGCCGGGCACTTGGTGGTTCTGGTGTTCGTGGTCGGAGGCTCCTTCCTGTTGACCTTCCAGAACAACCTCATGTACAACGTCTCCGGTGCCGTTTCGGTGATGTTCAGTTTCGCGATCCTGTTCCTGGAGCTGTTCATCGGCGCATTGCAGGCCTACATCTTCACCGTCCTGACCGCCCAGTACGTGTCAACCTCAGTCTCAGAGGCCCACTGA
- the atpE gene encoding ATP synthase F0 subunit C: protein MQTLLEINGSLNMIGYAIATIAPALGVAWIFASVINGTARQPEARGAMMSTAFIGFAVVEALAIIAIALAFVLQ, encoded by the coding sequence ATGCAGACCCTCCTGGAAATCAACGGTTCGCTCAACATGATCGGCTACGCGATCGCCACCATCGCCCCGGCCCTGGGCGTCGCTTGGATCTTCGCCTCCGTCATCAACGGAACCGCTCGCCAGCCCGAGGCGCGTGGTGCCATGATGAGCACCGCCTTCATCGGCTTCGCCGTCGTCGAGGCGCTCGCCATCATCGCCATTGCCCTGGCCTTCGTTCTTCAGTGA
- a CDS encoding F0F1 ATP synthase subunit B: MVPVNGVLLESGIDLGPLLPHHLSEVVVGIILMLLVFLVMWKAVVPAFEKLYEERYQRIEGGIRRAEQAESKAEAALAEYNDQLNSAREEAAKIREEAKNTGAQMLAEARERASKESDRILAAGRAQLEAERAQLLAELRADIGGLATTLAGRIVGEALTDDERANRTIDRFLQELETAGTPR, translated from the coding sequence GTGGTTCCCGTGAATGGGGTGCTGCTCGAGTCCGGGATAGATCTCGGGCCGCTTCTGCCCCATCACCTGTCCGAGGTCGTGGTCGGCATCATCCTGATGCTGCTGGTGTTCCTCGTCATGTGGAAGGCCGTCGTCCCGGCCTTCGAGAAACTGTACGAGGAGCGTTACCAACGCATCGAGGGGGGAATCCGGCGGGCCGAGCAGGCCGAGTCCAAAGCGGAGGCGGCGCTGGCGGAGTACAACGACCAACTCAACTCCGCACGCGAGGAGGCCGCGAAGATCCGCGAGGAGGCGAAGAACACCGGGGCACAGATGCTGGCGGAAGCCCGGGAGCGGGCCAGCAAGGAGTCGGACCGCATTCTCGCCGCGGGCAGGGCCCAGCTGGAGGCCGAGCGTGCGCAGCTCCTGGCCGAGCTTCGCGCGGACATCGGTGGCCTGGCCACCACCCTCGCCGGCCGGATCGTCGGTGAGGCACTCACTGACGACGAGCGCGCCAACCGGACCATCGACCGCTTCCTGCAGGAACTGGAAACGGCAGGCACCCCCCGATGA
- a CDS encoding F0F1 ATP synthase subunit delta, translating to MKSRDIALSAFDPVADAIQVDETAADELFAVADLLEGQPPLRRSLSDPSASGRDRQALARRLFEGRLGAAALSVVTEVAYRPWPSGRTMIDAIERQGVRGLLRTANERGELKRVQEELHRFALVIDGSPELSDALRNRGRALADRRALIARLLAGRVAPVTERLASRAAAARARTVPLTLTSYLALAADLAGERMARVTVARPLDEGRTERLRRALEAQVGGPVLLQITVDENVIGGMSVDLGTHVFESTVAGRLDEARRLLN from the coding sequence ATGAAATCCCGCGACATCGCCCTCAGCGCCTTCGATCCGGTGGCGGATGCCATCCAGGTGGACGAAACCGCTGCCGATGAGCTGTTCGCAGTTGCCGATCTGCTCGAGGGCCAGCCTCCGCTGAGGCGTTCGCTGTCCGATCCCTCCGCGAGCGGGAGGGACCGGCAGGCGCTGGCCCGCAGACTCTTCGAGGGCCGGCTGGGGGCCGCCGCTCTTTCCGTGGTCACCGAGGTGGCCTACCGCCCCTGGCCCAGCGGGCGAACCATGATCGATGCCATCGAGCGGCAGGGTGTGCGCGGCCTGTTGCGTACCGCCAACGAGCGTGGGGAGCTGAAGCGCGTCCAGGAGGAATTGCACAGGTTCGCCCTGGTCATCGACGGTTCCCCGGAGCTCTCGGACGCGCTGCGCAACCGGGGAAGAGCTCTCGCAGATCGGCGCGCCCTGATCGCCCGGCTGCTGGCGGGCCGGGTGGCTCCCGTCACGGAGCGGCTCGCGTCGCGCGCGGCCGCTGCCCGTGCCCGCACGGTCCCGCTCACCCTCACCAGCTATCTGGCTCTGGCCGCAGACCTGGCGGGGGAGCGGATGGCGCGGGTCACCGTGGCCCGCCCCCTCGACGAGGGGCGCACCGAACGGCTTCGCAGGGCCTTGGAGGCTCAGGTTGGCGGTCCCGTCCTCCTGCAGATCACGGTGGACGAGAACGTGATCGGCGGCATGAGCGTCGATCTCGGGACGCACGTATTCGAATCAACCGTGGCCGGGCGGCTCGATGAGGCTCGCCGGCTCCTGAACTGA
- the atpA gene encoding F0F1 ATP synthase subunit alpha: MAELTISPDEIRSALDEFVSSYQPAAASMTEVGVVVTSGDGIARVEGLPSAMANELLRFENGTMGIALNLDEREIGVVVLGDSEGIDEGSTVHGTGEVLSVPVGDGYLGRVVDAMGNPIDGLGEIRNIEGRRALELQAAGVMDRQEVREPLQTGIKAIDAMTPIGRGQRQLIIGDRKTGKTAIAIDTIINQKSNWGTGDPKQQVRCIYVAIGQKGSTVAEVRSTLEAAGALEYTTIVHAPASDPAGYKYIAPYAGSAIGQHWMYQGKHVLIIFDDLTKQAEAYRAMSLLLRRPPGREAYPGDVFYLHSRLLERCAKLSDRLGGGSMTGLPIIETKANDVSAYIPTNVISITDGQIFLQSDLFNANQRPAIDVGISVSRVGGAAQVKAMKSVAGSLKINLAQYRDMQAFAMFASDLDAASRQQLERGARLVELLRQGQYAPYPVEEQVISVWAGVQGHFDDVPVIDVLRFEQEFLDHLRHNTQVLQTIAETKLFGDDLREATEQALGEFKQLFRTSEGTLLVEEEHTPIPGEAITQETIVRKKRG, translated from the coding sequence ATGGCTGAACTCACCATCAGTCCCGACGAGATCCGCAGCGCGCTGGACGAGTTCGTCTCGTCCTACCAGCCCGCCGCTGCCAGCATGACGGAGGTCGGCGTTGTCGTGACCTCCGGTGACGGCATCGCGCGCGTCGAGGGTCTGCCCTCGGCGATGGCGAACGAGTTGCTGCGTTTCGAGAACGGCACCATGGGCATCGCCCTCAACCTCGACGAGCGGGAGATCGGCGTGGTCGTGCTCGGCGACTCCGAGGGCATCGACGAGGGATCCACCGTGCACGGCACGGGCGAGGTGCTCTCCGTTCCCGTCGGCGACGGCTATCTGGGGCGCGTCGTCGACGCGATGGGCAATCCCATCGACGGGCTCGGTGAGATCAGGAACATCGAGGGCAGGCGCGCCCTGGAACTCCAGGCAGCCGGTGTCATGGACCGTCAGGAGGTCCGCGAACCCCTGCAGACCGGCATCAAGGCCATCGACGCGATGACCCCGATCGGCCGGGGACAGCGTCAGCTGATCATCGGCGACCGCAAGACCGGGAAGACCGCAATCGCGATCGACACGATCATCAACCAGAAATCTAACTGGGGGACCGGGGACCCGAAGCAGCAGGTCCGCTGCATCTACGTGGCCATCGGTCAGAAGGGCTCCACCGTCGCGGAGGTGCGCAGCACCCTTGAGGCGGCCGGGGCGCTGGAGTACACCACCATCGTGCACGCCCCGGCCTCCGATCCCGCGGGCTACAAGTACATCGCCCCCTACGCGGGGTCGGCCATCGGCCAGCACTGGATGTACCAGGGCAAGCACGTGCTGATCATCTTCGACGACCTGACCAAGCAGGCCGAGGCCTACCGTGCCATGTCCCTGCTGCTGCGTCGGCCCCCGGGTCGCGAGGCCTACCCGGGTGACGTTTTCTACCTGCATTCCCGCCTGCTGGAGCGTTGCGCCAAACTTTCGGACCGGTTGGGCGGGGGGTCGATGACGGGCCTGCCCATCATCGAGACCAAGGCCAACGACGTCTCGGCCTACATTCCCACCAACGTGATCTCCATCACCGATGGCCAGATCTTCCTCCAGTCGGACCTGTTCAACGCCAACCAGCGCCCGGCCATTGATGTCGGCATCTCGGTTTCCCGGGTCGGCGGTGCCGCGCAGGTCAAGGCGATGAAATCCGTGGCCGGATCCTTGAAGATCAACCTCGCCCAGTACCGCGACATGCAGGCCTTCGCCATGTTCGCCTCCGACCTGGACGCCGCGTCCCGCCAGCAGCTCGAGCGCGGTGCACGGCTCGTCGAGCTGCTGCGCCAGGGCCAGTACGCCCCCTACCCGGTGGAGGAGCAGGTCATCTCGGTGTGGGCCGGGGTCCAGGGGCACTTCGACGACGTCCCCGTGATCGACGTACTCCGTTTCGAGCAGGAGTTCCTGGATCATCTGCGGCACAACACCCAGGTGCTCCAGACGATCGCGGAGACCAAGCTGTTCGGCGACGACCTCAGAGAGGCCACGGAACAGGCCCTGGGCGAATTCAAGCAGCTGTTCCGCACTTCCGAGGGAACCCTGCTGGTCGAGGAGGAGCACACCCCGATCCCGGGCGAGGCGATCACCCAGGAGACGATCGTCCGCAAGAAGCGGGGTTGA
- a CDS encoding F0F1 ATP synthase subunit gamma, with the protein MASSLRELRQRRNSVATTKKITRAMELIAASRIVKAQQAVRAAMPYADALVHAVSALATYSHVLEHPLLRDVEPPRRSAVLVITGDRGLAGAYSANVIRVAEQLRAKLLEEGQECLVYVTGNKGVSYYDFRHRPVEQSWTGFSIAPQYAHAKEISDVLIERFLLPYEEGGVDQLHVVATRFMTMLTQEAVTLRLLPLAVEESDEPASEGDAVLPHYAFEPTPEVVLDQVLPMYVTNRIHSMLLQSSASELASRQRAMKSATDNAQQLIERLTREANQARQAEITQEISEIVGGAAALAESAGNE; encoded by the coding sequence ATGGCCAGCAGCCTGCGGGAACTCAGGCAGCGACGCAATTCCGTCGCCACCACCAAGAAGATCACCCGCGCCATGGAACTGATCGCGGCCTCCCGCATCGTGAAGGCGCAGCAGGCGGTTCGCGCCGCCATGCCGTACGCCGATGCCCTGGTGCACGCGGTCTCCGCCTTGGCCACCTACTCCCATGTCCTGGAGCATCCGCTGCTGCGTGACGTCGAGCCGCCACGCCGGTCGGCGGTGCTAGTCATCACGGGCGACCGGGGCCTGGCGGGCGCCTACTCCGCGAACGTGATCCGGGTGGCGGAGCAGCTGCGGGCGAAACTGTTGGAGGAGGGGCAGGAATGCTTGGTGTATGTGACCGGCAACAAGGGAGTCTCCTACTATGACTTCCGGCATCGCCCGGTGGAGCAGAGCTGGACGGGGTTCTCCATCGCGCCGCAGTACGCGCACGCCAAGGAGATCTCCGATGTCCTGATCGAACGGTTCCTGCTCCCCTACGAGGAGGGTGGTGTCGATCAGTTGCACGTCGTCGCGACCCGTTTCATGACGATGCTCACCCAGGAGGCGGTCACCCTGAGGCTGCTTCCCCTCGCGGTGGAGGAATCGGATGAGCCGGCGAGCGAGGGCGATGCCGTGCTGCCGCACTACGCCTTCGAGCCGACCCCCGAAGTGGTGCTGGACCAGGTGCTTCCGATGTACGTGACCAACCGGATCCATTCGATGCTGCTCCAGTCGAGCGCCTCGGAACTGGCCAGTAGGCAGCGCGCCATGAAGTCGGCGACGGACAATGCCCAGCAGCTGATCGAACGCCTGACCCGCGAGGCCAACCAGGCCCGTCAGGCGGAGATCACCCAGGAAATCTCTGAAATCGTCGGTGGCGCCGCGGCGCTCGCCGAGTCAGCCGGAAACGAGTGA